The Gloeobacter violaceus PCC 7421 DNA window TCCCGACCACCAGGGCGGCCTCGACGCCCTCGCGCAGGGTGATGGCAAAGGTGGGCAAAGCGGCGGCAAAATCCATAGCGACTCCCCTAGGTGGCGAATTTCTGGGCGGCTTGTTCGACGGACTTCACCGAGGCGGCCACTTCCTCGGCGCTCAAAGCCGGGGGATTGGGCGCCTCGATGGTGGGCCAGGCGCCGGCCAGTTTGCGCAGACCCACGGCGATCGCCTCGGCGGTTTTGGGGTCGGCTTTGTCGAGTTGGGGGCCGATGGTGGCGTACAGTTGACCCGCGTAGAGCACGAAGCCGCGCGAATCTTCGTACTCGATGCGCGCGGCGATCTTGCCGTTGTTGACCGCGGCGGAGTACTCGGCGGCGGCCGCTTCAAGCAGCCCATCGATGACTCCCAGTACCATGGCAGGCTGGGTACGCTCAGCGGCCGGGATGGCTTGCTCGGCTTGGTCGATGGCTGCGAAGGCGGCGGATAGCCCCGGAGTAATTTCGGGGCTATCCGGCTTGAATTTGACCAGATCCTGCAATTTAAGCAGGTCGGATTTGAATTCCGGCACCTGGCGCTCGGCCAGTTGCTCCTCGATGTCGAGGTAAATTTCTTCGACCGGGTGGCCGAAGTGGGGTAGAGCGTGCTCGGGCTGTTGGCGTTCGATGAGCTCGCGCGCAACGATCAGGTGGCCGCGCATCAGGCCGAGCTTGATGAGGTAATCGACATCGCGCTCGCGGCCGGTGAGGACAATTTCTTCGACGGTCACCTGGTCTTTGATGCGATCGAACTGCTCCTGGGTGAGCACGTTCTTGCTCACCAATTCCTCGGGACTAGCGTAGGGCCGGGCCGCCTGGATGCGGTTGGACAGCGCCGGGATGGCCAGGAGCCCTTCGAATTTGTCCAATTCCGACAAAATCGCTGTGTTGATGTTGACTTTGCGGCCACCGCCCATCGCCATCGACTCGGTGGCGGGTGCGGAGGCGGTGGCGGTTGGCTTCGGCGCTTCGGTCTCGGCGGCGCAGGCGATGAGCAAAGCTGTGATGGCAACGAGTGGTAACAAACGGCGCACAACGGTCTGGTGCATGGTCTCCCGGCAAGATCGGTCCCGTTGTTAATAGTAATCACTTGCAACTATTTTGTAACCACGAAGCCTCAGCCGTGGCCGCCGTGGCCAGGCTCAACCGGGGTGGCCGAGCCGTCCATAGGCAGCACCCGGAACTGCCCCATGCATCCGTTTTCGGCGATCGCGTCCTGGTGGGGGTGGAACATATAGGTACCAGGGTCGCGGTAGGCAAATTCGAGAATGTGGCGCTCGGCGGTGCCCATGGTGACCACGTCCGCCTCCTCGTCGGCTGCGAGGGCGCGGCCGCTGCGCAGCAGTTTGAAAAAATTGGCGTGCAGGTGAAAGGTAACGGCTGCGTCCCACTCGATCATGTTGAGCAAATAGAGCCGGATGGGCTGATTCTGGTAGACGGGGATGGCGTGGCGCAGGTAGTAGTTGGGCACGCCGTTGAAGGCATAGATGTCGTTACGGCCGTCGTCGTTGAGGTCAAAGCCGCCCATCACCAGGGCGATCTCGTCGGCGGGCGGTCTTCCCCCGGGCGGATCGACGATGAATAGACCGTAGAGCCCCTTGCTCACGTGGCGGGCCACCGGCGAGACATGACAGTGATAGAGGTGCACCCCGAACGGTTCGGCGTCGAACTCGTAGATGGTCGCAGCGCCGTTGCGCACCGGGCGCACGCCGTCCATGGCGCTCGCGTGGATGCCGTGAAAGTGCATCGAGTGGGCGTGGCCGCCCCGGTTGACAAACAGCACCCGCACCCGCTCGCCGGCTTTGACCCGCAAAGTCGGACCCGGCACGCGCCCGTTGAAATTCCAGCTCACGAAGGAAACGGCCGGGTTGAGCTGGATGGCATTGGTGCGCGCTTCGATGCGAAATTCGCGCACGGTGCGGCCGTTTTCTTGCTTGAGGGTGCCGTAATCAAATTCGCGCAACAGCGCCAGTGGCTGCATGCCGCTTACCGGCGGGGCACTCTCGGGTAGAGGCGGTACCCGGGCACTCTGCCAATGGCGCCACAGCCCCGGCAGTGTCGCCGCCGCCGCTACGGCCCCGGCCCCCGCCGCACCCCAGCCGATCAACTGCCGCCTTCGAAGTTTCATTGGTCCGGCAAATTTACAAATCAGTTCTAACTCAAACAGCCGCGTTCTTTGCGGTGCCCTGTGCAACTGGTAAAGATGGTGCGTGTCCTATGTCAAGGAACGTAAACTCTTGCGTCAGTATGTGGTCCTTTTTCGAGAATAAACATTTCGTGCGGTTAGGATACCCGCAGAGACTCACTTGGAGGCGTTGGACCATGCGCTTTTTCAGACCGGCCCTCCGCGAAGAGGCCCCATCTACAGACAATCGCCGCAAGATTCTCGATGCTTCACAGCATCTGTTTGCGCAACAAGGCTTTGGTAACACGCCGACCAGTCAGATTGCCAAGCGGGCGGGGATCGCCGAGGGGACGATCTTCCGGTACTTTCCGACCAAAAAAGACATCCTTATCGAACTGGTGACCAGCGGTTGGGTGACAATTCTCACCGATTTGCTGACCGAACTGAGCCAGATGGCGAGCTACACCCACGTCGAGAACGTCATGCGCAACCGCATGCGCGACATGCACTCGAATATGGATTTGATGAAAGTGTGCTTCTTCGAAGCACAGTTCCATCCGGATCTGCGCGACCGGGTGCACAGCGAGGTGATCGCCCGCATGCTTGATGTCGCCGAAGATTTTTTCCAGACGGCCATGGACCGGGGCGCCTATCGTCCGATGAATCCGAAGGTGGTGGCGCGGGTGTTTTTGGGGATGTTCACGATCGCGGGCTTCAGCGACCAGACGATGAGCGGCGGTGGCTCGATCGGCCAGATCCTGGAGATGGACGAGATGGTGCGCGGCATCAGCGATATCTTTTTGCACGGTGTGGTCGCCCGTCCGGAGTCATAGCGCCTCGGGCGGATCATGCGGCTGGAAGTCGCGGCAGACAGCATCCCCTGGCCCCTGGGGATAGATGGCGCACACCAGCATCGGCGATTGGGCGTAGTTGCGGCAACCGGGGCAGATTGCCTCGGTGCCCGGGGCCAAACTGGGCGAGAAGCACAGGCGGGCTGCGCGCCAGGAGGGCTGCCCCACGCGGCGCACCGCGAAGCGGCTTTTGAACTGCCGTTCCCGAAAGTCACGCAGCAGAATGCTCTGGGCCAGTTGCGAGACAAGCGAGGGGGTGGGTGCGCTCATGGGGATCGGTGCAATGCGTCCGGCTCCCATTGTACCGGGCTGTTCCGGCTGGGGGCTTATTCGAGCGTGGCGGCATACTCGCTGAGTTTGGACAGTTCGACTTTGATGAATTTACCGGCCCCGACCACGCCGCGCCGCCGCAGTTTGTTGAACAAACTGGAGCCGGTTTCGCGCGAGACGTTGATGCACTCGCTGATGTCCTTGACGGTGAGCTTGAGGGGCAACAGCACCGTCGAGCCGTTGGAGTTGCGGTAGCCGTAGCGGTTGGCGAGGCTGGCGAGCAGATTGACCAGGCGGTAGTAGGCGGAGTGGGCGACCGTCTCGTACAGTTGCACCCGGCTGGTCTGAATTTGCTGGTTGCTCCAGGAACACAGGTACAAAAGTCCCTCGGGAGTGGTGCGCAGCGCCGCCAAAAAGTCGGCCGCCGGCCAGGCCAGCAGGCTGTTGTTCTCGATGTGGATGGCGCGCAGTTCGGTGCGGTAGAGGCTGGAGGAGACGAACAGGCGGTTGGCCTGCAGCAGATCCCCCGGGCCGGTGACGTGCACGATCGGCACGGCGCGCGCTCCGTAGTAGATGCGCTCGATAAATGCCCCCGCCTCGACCAGATAAACGATCGGGCCGACGGTGTCGGTGGCCACGGCTTCGCCGGGCCGCAGGCTGATCTTCTGGCACAGACTCAAGATGCGCTTGCGTTCTTCGGCCGCGAGAACTTCCAGAAGCGATGAACCCAAGGCGGAGACAGTTACCATAAAGCGCTTTGCAGGTCTTTATTATGATAGCGACGAGATGCCGCCCAGGCGACATGCGGACAGTGCCTCAATCCTGGTAGAGTACCCGGGATGGGCCAAAACAGCAGATGATACCTGCCCGACAGGGCAAGGAGAGGCACACAGGATGACCACGCACGAAGAAGCGCTCAGCAACGCAGAGCTTCACCTCGCCACCCACCGCGAGGAAGTGGAAGCGGTGATCGCCAGTCTGGCTATGGAGGGCTCGGTTCGCTTTGCCCAGCTCAAAGAAAGCGACAAAGGGCTGATGTGGATCTTCAAGTACGGCACCGTACGCGTCTTCGTGGTGATGAGCGGTGAATCGAACGATGACACGCTCACGGTCTGGGCGCCGGTGATGAAATTGCCCGAGAATTCCGCCAAAACCGGCGAGCTTTACGCGCACCTCTTGCGCTCCAACTGGCTTGAGACTTGGGAGGCGCGCTTTTGCCTACGCGAAAACGAGGTGGCTTTGCACACGATGCGCACCCTCGATAGCCTCGACCCCGCCGAAATTTCACGGGCGATCACGATCGTAGCCACCCTGGCGGACGAGTACGACGAGCCGCTCATCGAACAGTTCGGCGGGACCGCCCCTTTTCCGGCTTGAACTTTCGCCTGCTGCCCTTTGAGTGCGACGAAGGCGACGCCCTGATGGCCGCCGACGAAGCGATGCTCGAAGCACTGCGCCAGGAGCTGAGCCCGCCCAGCCTGCGGTTTTATACCTGGGCACGTCCCACCCTGTCCCTCGGATTTCACCAGAGCGTTTTTCCGGAACACTGGCGGGCGCTCCCGAAGGTGCGCCGCCCGACCGGCGGCCGGGCGGTCTGGCACGAGGGCGATCTCACCTACGCCGTCGCCGTGCGCGGCCTGAGCGGCTCGACCGGCCAAACCTATGCCCGGCTGTGCGCCTTTTTGGTGAAGGGATTGGCGGATCTGGGCATCGAGGTCGGTTTCGGCCGGGGAGGGCGCGAGTACGTCCGCCGGCCCGGCTGCTTCAGCAGTGCCACCTCGGCGGACCTGCTCTGGCGGGGGCGCAAGCTGGTGGGTAGCGCCCAGGTGCGCCGGGGCGACACCGTACTGCAGCACGGCGCGATTTTGCTGGCACCCGAGCGGGAACGGCTTGCGCGGCTTTTTCCCGAGCAGGCTGCCGAGGCGGTGGTGGGCCTTGCCGAAATTCAGCCGGATCTGATCGTAGACAAAGTCATAGCCTCACTGACGGCGGCCTGGGCCGCCGAATGGCAAACGGCTGTCGTGCCGGGAGAGTGGAGCGAATGGGAGCGGCAGTGGATGGCCCGGGGCCGGGGCCGCTGGCGCTGCGGTTAGACGGATGGACACACGTAGGGCAGAATGTAGGGGAGCAAGGGGACGAACCGTGGAGGAGACCCGGCTGGTACTGCTGTTGCGCGACACGGTCACATCGGCGGAGCCGGTTTGTACTGTGTGTTTCTACGCCGACCGGCAGGGGCGCCCCCGACACCGCGGCGAGCATCTGCTGTGCGCAAGCGAGGACATCTCCTCGCCCCACGCCGGCCGCTACCGTTGCCGTATGGGTTTTCACCTTGCCCAGATCCGATAGTCCTAATTCAGTAGACGAGATTTGTTATGAGCTGGCGCGGCAGTACTTCTCCAAGTGATCGCATCTTCGCAAGCCTCCCGTATTTGCTTCCCATGGCGGCCTCACTGGCCTACGGCGTCACGTTGCTTAGCCAGTTGGGCCTCGGCGCCGTCATCCAGATTCTGGCGCCCATCAATTTTCTCAACTCGGGCTTTATCGGCCTCGCGGTCTTTATCGCCCTGTTTGCCCTGGTGGTCAACAACACCAGCATCAGCCACTTCATCCGCTTCAACGTCTTCCAGGCGCTGCTGGTGGGCATCATCCTGTCGCTGTTTTCGCTGGTGCTGCCGCTGTTGGTCAACATGTTCGCATTTCTGCCCGGCATCGACGTCATCCAGCAGACCCTCGGCAACACGCTCTTTTTGGGCGTCTTCGCCTTCGGCATCTATGGCATCGTCCAGAGTCTGTTGGGCCGCTATGCGGAAGTGCCCACCATCTCCGAGGTGGTCTACAGCCAGCTGCGCTAGGTGGATATTGCCGAACTGGGTGAGCGGGGGCTGATTGCCCGGCTCGGCCGCTTTTTTGGCCAGGCCCCGCACATCCTGGTGCCGGGGGGCGATGATGCGGCGGTGGTTGCGCCCGGTTCGGGGGCACTGGTGGCCACCACCGATTTGCTCTTCGAAGATGTGCACTTTGGCGACCGCACCACCGGTCCCTTCGATGTGGGCTGGCGCTCCGCTGCGGCCAACCTCTCGGATCTGGCGGCCATGGGTGCCGCTCCGTTCGGCATGCTCGTCGGGTTGGGGCTGAGCCCCGGTACGAGCGTCGAGTGGGTGGAAGCGTTTTATGAAGGGTTCACCGCCTGCAGCGCGCCGGTGGGAGCCTTGCTGCTGGGGGGAGACACCTGCCGGGCCAAAAGCCGCACCGTGGCGGTCACTGCCCTCGGTACGGTCGATCCGCGCCGGATACTCAGACGCAACGCCGCCCGGCCGGGGGACGCGCTGGTGGTGACAGGACATCTGGGCGCTTCGCGGGCGGGCCTCGCGGTGCTGCTCGAGGCGGAGCGCTACGCCCACCTTGGGTCGCCGGTGCGCGAAGCGGTGGTCGCCGCCCACCGGCGACCCAAGCCACGCCTGGAGGTACCGCCGCTCGTCTTTGCGCTGAGCGGGCGGGCCGCCGCCATGGACACCAGCGACGGCCTCACCGATGCGATTGCCCAGGTGTGTGCCCAAAGCGGCTGCGGCGCGGTGGTGGACCTGGCGGTCCTGCCCATCGACGCGGCGACAGCCCAGGTGGCGGGAAAGCAGGCCATCGCCTGGGCGCTCGGGGGCGGCGAGGATTACGAGCTGTTGATTGCGCTGGAGCCTGGTGCCGCGGTGCAACTGGTGGAACGGCTTGCAGCGATCGGTATCGGCGGGGCGATCGTCGGGCGGGCGGTGGCGGGAGACCGGGTTGTGGACACCGAAGACCGGCCGCTCGCCGCTCCCGGCTTCGAGCACTTCAATCGACCGTAAAATGGCGGTGTAGGCCCTGGAGTCGCCGATGCAGTCCAAAAATTACTTCCGCAAGGGTTTCGGTCTTAAAGCCGAGGTACAGGACGATCTCAAGGCGGAGTACGAATCTTCGCTCATCCACGAAATTCGCGCCAACGGCTACACACTGCGGCGCGGCGGGGTGACCGTCCGCCTGGCGGAGGCGTTCGGCTTTTGCTGGGGGGTCGATAAGGCGGTGTCGATGGCCTACGAGACACACCGCATGTTTGCTGGCCGCCAGCTGTGGATCACCAACGAGATCATCCACAACCCGCTGGTCAATCAGCACCTGCGCGCGATGGGCATCCGCTTTCTCGACGAAGACGAAAGCGGCCGGCGCGTGCCCAAGGATTTTGAGCGCGTGAGCGAGAAGGACGTGGTGATCTTGCCCGCCTTCGGCGCCTCTACCCAGGAGATGCAGATCCTTGACGAGAAAAACTGCGTCATCGTCGATACCACCTGCCCCTGGGTCTCGGCGGTCTGGAACCGGGTGGGCAAGTACGATCGGGCCGAATTCACCTCGATCATCCACGGCAAGTACCAGCACGAAGAGACGGTGGCGACCGCTTCGCGGGCCCGCCGCTATCTGGTGGTGCTCAACCTGGAGGAGGCCCAGCAGGTGTGCGACTATATCCTCCATGGCGGCGATCGCCGGGCGTTTTTGGCCCACTTCGGCATGGCGGCTTGCGAGGGCTTCGACCCCGACCGCGACCTGGTGCGCGTCGGCATCGCCAATCAGACCACGATGCTCAAGGGCGAGACCGAGCGCATCGGCAAGTTGTTCGAGCGCACGATGATGCGCCGCTACGGCCCCGCAAACCTGGCCGACCACTTCATGAGCCACGACACGATCTGCGACGCCACCCAGGAGCGCCAGGACGCCATGTTCAAGCTCGTCGAGGAGCCGCTCGATCTGCTGGTCGTCATCGGCGGCTACAACTCCTCCAACACCACCCACCTGCAGGAGATTGCCGTCGAGCGGGGTTTGCCATCTTTTCACATCGACGGGGCTGACCGTCTGGTCTCGGCGCAATTTATCGAGCACCGCGACTTGCACAGCAAATCGCTGGTGCGCACCAAAAACTGGCTTCCGGCCGGAGAAGTGACCGTCGGGGTAACCGCCGGGGCTTCCACACCCGACCGGGTGGTAGCCGAGGTGATCGCCCGGATTTTTGAACTGAAGGGCGTAGGCGAGTCGGGCGCCACCGGGGCAATATCCTCCCCGGTGCTCTCAAGCGCCGAGGGTGGCCCTTCGCTTTCGTAGCGCGGCTCTCTCAACCGACGCTGTAGGCGGGAACGGCTTCGCGGGCGGCGGGGGGCAGGTGGTGGAACCAGCCGGTCAGGGCGATGGCCAGGGCATCGGCGGCGTCGTCGGGTTTGGGCATGGTAATCAACCCCAACTCGCGCTGCACGGCCTCCTGGATGGCGCGCTTGTCGGCGCGGCCGTCGCCGGTGAGGGCGAGTTTGACCTGGGGCGGACTGAATTCGACATAGGGCACCCCGTGCTGGGCAGCGCACAGGAGCACCACTCCCCGCGCCTGGGCCACCGAGATCGTGTTGCCCATCTTGTAGAAGAAGAGTTTTTCGATAGCAACCAAGTCGGGCTTGTGGGCGGAAAATAAACTATTAATGTCCTCGTAGATGGCCGCAAGTCTTGCTTCGAAGGCGGTTTTTGCCGAGGTCTGCACAATGCCGTAGTCGCACACTACCGGCGGAGCGCTGTCAAAAAAGTCGAGCACTCCGTAACCGAGGATCGCCACGCCCGGATCGAGACCGAGAATCCGCATGCCGCACATTTTGCAAGATACCGCCCAGACTACAACCTTCGGACACTAAATCTCCAGGGGTTTACTATCGTCGGGGATGGATATTTGCAGGAGATACCATGTGCTGGGCCAGATGTGGACTGTTGTGCACCGTGTTGCTCCTGGCCGGCTGCGGCGAAGCGAGCAAAATCGAAATCGCCCTCAAAGATCTCGCCGTCGTCAACTGCCCCCCCGGTACTAAAGGGGGGCCGAGCATCAGCCTCAACGACTCGGTCAACGTGCCGACGCGCTGCTACCGCATTCGGGGAACAGCGGTCAATCCTGCCGAGAAACCGGCCAAAAATGTCGATGTTTTCGGCAAGATCACCGACGCCAACGGCACCCTCGCCATCACCCGGCGGCGGGTGGGTTCGCTGGCTGAGGTCGCGGCGGGGACCAGCCCTTTTGCACTCGATGTCTACCTGCCCGAGACGGCCAAGCCGCCCTTCAAGCTCGAAAACATGAAAGCGGCGGGTTTTCCCAACCAGGTCGACCGGCGCCAGAACGCCGGGGGCAGCTGAGCATCGGCAGAATCCGGGGCCTCAGGTCGCCAGACGAAAAGCCTGCGATTCAAGGGCGAGCACCACCGGGCCGTACTCGTCCCCTTCGTCCAGTTCAATAATCCACAGCCCGGAGCGATCGAGGGCGCGGATGCGGCCGAGTTGTCCCCAGTAGCACTCGTAGAGGACAATCACCTGCCGGCCTAAAAAGCTGAGTCCCTGTAACATCTCCTACTTCGCTCCCACCGTGTGCCCCGTAACCTACTGACATTGCGCCCCGCTGGTCCGTGCCCGGACCGGTTGTTATAATTTATTCCGTGAAAGTCGGTTTTGAGTGTATTTTACATAGCAAAAGTCAAAATATCGCGGAATCCTACATAGCTATCATGCCGAAGGCCACGGGGGAGAAGAAAAAGGGCAAGACCGGGCGACCAAAAAAGTTTGGACGTCCCTCGAAATCTTATTATCTGGTCTTACCCGAGGATGTGGTCACTCGCCTGCGCGAGATCGACCCCGACATGGCGACGGCGATCGTCAAGCTGGTCGAGGGCACCCAGTTCACCCCGGTACCCGACGGTGTCGAGGTGCACCTGCTGGCTCCGGAGACGGCGCTGGTGTGGGTGGGGGAGATTGCCCCGCTGCTGAGCTGGCCGGGAGTTTTCCTGCACAAAGTCGAGGTGGGTCGCTTTTTGCTCGTGCTCGACCGCCACTACGACCTGGCGCGCTTCGAACTTGATGTGCGCGACTGGATCGAAGCGGGAAAATCTACCGGCGAGGAGGCCGGCGCTTTTGAGAAACTGGCCGAGGGCTTGCGCCAGATGCGCCTACAAAACCAGTCGCTGCGCGGTGCTACCTTTTTGTAACAAATTGTAGACAATGGATCACATTTATTTAGATCTCTGCCGGTCGGGGTTGCCCATTCCCGGTTCTGCTCGTGTATATTGTCAATAAGCAAAGCTTTTTGAGAACGGCCCATGGTCAACTCTACCCAATACACATCGGCGGCCCTCAAAGCGGAACTCAATTCGAAGGGCTGGCGGATGACTCCCCAGCGCGAGACGATTTTGAAGGTGTTCCAGGAGTTGCCGGAGGGCAATCACCTCAATGCCGAGGAGCTGCACGCACGGCTGGAGACATCGAGCGGCATCAGCCTTTCGACGGTTTACCGCACGTTGAAGCTGATGGCGCGCATGGGCATCCTGCGCGAGCTTGAACTGGCCGAAGGCCACAAGCACTACGAAATCAACCAGCCCTATCCGCACCACCACCACCATCTGGTCTGCGTCAAGTGCTACCGCACCATCGAATTTAAGAGCAACCCGATTCTCACCATCGGCTCGAAGGCGGCCACCGAGCGCGGTTTCAAGCTGCTCGACTGCCAGCTGACCATCCACGCGGTTTGCCCGGAGTGCCAGCGCTCGATCGTGCCGATCTAGCGGCCCCCGCCCTTAAAATGGGGCGATGATTTCCCGCCGGTTGTTTTCTTTGTGCGCCCTGGGTGGGCTGTGGCCGCTGCTGCAGCCTGCTTTTGCCCTCGCCCGCGTTCACCACAACTGGGTGGAGCGCACCCTGGCGGGCCTGAGCCTCGAAGCGAAAATCGGCCAAGTCATGATGCCGATGCTCGAATCGCCCGAGGAGGGGCGCGTGCTGGTCGAGCGCTTTGGGGTGGGGGGATTGATCATTTACCGCACTGGGGCGCGCGCCCTGGCGGAGCAACTCAACGCCCTGCAGGCGCTGAGTGCGGTGCCGCTGTTGGTGAGCGCCGATTTTGAGCGCGGGGTGGGCGCTTACATCGACGGGGCCACGGACCTGCCCATCGCCATGGCCCTGGGGGCGGCGGGAGACGCGGCTCTGGCCCGCACGGCGGGCGAGATTACCGCCCGCGAGGCGCGCGCCCTGGGGGTGCACGTCGTCTTTGCGCCGGTACTCGATGTCAACAACAACCCGCGCAACCCGATCATCAACGTGCGCTCCTTCGGCCAGTCGCCCGATTTGGTGAGCCGCCTGGGGGCGGCCTACATCGCGGGGCTGGAGGCTCAGGGGGCGATGGCCACCGCCAAGCACTTCCCCGGCCACGGTAACGTCAGCGCCGACACCCACCGCGAACTGGCGGCCCTTCCAGGCAACCTGGTCGCTCTAGAACAAGTCGAACTGAAGCCCTTTCGCAGCGTGCTCGCCGGCCGCGCTCCCCACGGGGTCATGGCCGCCCACCTCTGGGTGCAGGCTATCGATCCCGAGCCGGTGCCCGCCACCTGCTCATCCCGAGTGATCGAGGGGTTTTTGCGGCGGCAGTTGGGCTTTGGCGGCCTGGTCTACACCGATTCGCTCGGGATGGGAGCGGTCATCGAGTACGCGAAGGGCGATTATGCCCGCGCCCAACTGCTCGCCCTCGAAGCGGGCTGCGACGTGCTGGTCATTCCGACCGGGCTGAATGCTAAAGGTGAGCATTCGCCGCTGGTGGGCGTCGAGATTGGTACCAAAGCCATCAAGACGGCGCTGCGCGCGGGGCGCCTGAGCGAAGCGCGGCTCGACCGCTCGGTGCGCCGCATTCTTGAAGCCAAAGCCTGGGCGGGTCTGGATCGCTCCTCACAAGTCAATCTGGCTGGTCTCGCCATTCTGGGCAATCCTGCCCACCAGCAGGCGGCCGAGCGCATCGCCCGCCGCGCCCTCACCCTGGTGCAAGATCGGGTTCCCCTGTTGCCGCTTGCCCCCGAACGCCGGTTGGGGGTGGTGAGCCTCACCAACTTCGAAGGGGCGGGAGCCTTCGGCCGCGACAGCGACGAATTTGTCCCTGCCCTCGGGCAGTTGCGCCCCTTCGAGCACGTCCGTCTATCACTGGTACCCACCCCCGCCGAACTGGAGACCGCCCGCACCCTGGCGCGCGGCTGCGATGTGTTGGTGGTGGCCGCCTACTTGAAAGTCTTCGTGGGCGACAACAGCGCGGATCTGGCCCCGGCGCACCTGAAGGCGCTCGAGGACCTGCGGGCTGTCAATCCGCGCATCGTATTCATCTCGTTTGGAAGTCCTTACGCTCTTGCAGCCGTCCGGCCGTTGCCGACGCTGATTTGCGCCTACGACGATTCCAAAGCGAGTCAGGTGAGTGCCGCCGCCGCCCTGGTGTCAGATCGGCCCTGGAGCGGAAGACTGCCTGTCAGTATCGAGCGTTAAACCCCGAGTTGCTTTGGAGAAGAAAGCATGCCCGTAATCACCCCAGATCGATTTGTAGTCGAAGAGAATCCTGCCCAGGCGTCCGCAGAACTTGACCGCGCGCTCTGGATTAGTGAAGCCGGTGGACTCACCCAATTTGGTGGTTTCATCGAGGAGCTGCAGCCTGGCTCCCGCTCGTCGATCAAGCATTGGCACAGCGCTGAGGATGAAATGGTCTTTGTCCTTGAAGGCGAGATCACTGTCATCGAAGGAACCGAGGAGAAACTGCTGCGGCCCGGCGACGCCGCGACATTCTGCGCCGGGGTTCCGATCGGTCACTTTCTTGAAAATCGCAGTGCGTCGGTCACACGATGCCTTGTTGTCGGTACCCGCGCTCCGATCGACAAGATCACCTATCCTGACCATGATCGAGTCTGCCACCGCGACCGGTCACTGCCAGACGACATCTGGACAAACCGTGCGGGAGAACCCGCGCGCAGTCCGTACTCTAAGTAGGTCTCTGATGACTTGACGTCCACTCAAGTACCTAAGGCGGTTGCTTCTGCCCTTGCAGCCATATACCAGCGC harbors:
- a CDS encoding YbjN domain-containing protein, which codes for MTTHEEALSNAELHLATHREEVEAVIASLAMEGSVRFAQLKESDKGLMWIFKYGTVRVFVVMSGESNDDTLTVWAPVMKLPENSAKTGELYAHLLRSNWLETWEARFCLRENEVALHTMRTLDSLDPAEISRAITIVATLADEYDEPLIEQFGGTAPFPA
- a CDS encoding Crp/Fnr family transcriptional regulator, encoding MVTVSALGSSLLEVLAAEERKRILSLCQKISLRPGEAVATDTVGPIVYLVEAGAFIERIYYGARAVPIVHVTGPGDLLQANRLFVSSSLYRTELRAIHIENNSLLAWPAADFLAALRTTPEGLLYLCSWSNQQIQTSRVQLYETVAHSAYYRLVNLLASLANRYGYRNSNGSTVLLPLKLTVKDISECINVSRETGSSLFNKLRRRGVVGAGKFIKVELSKLSEYAATLE
- the thiL gene encoding thiamine-phosphate kinase; the protein is MDIAELGERGLIARLGRFFGQAPHILVPGGDDAAVVAPGSGALVATTDLLFEDVHFGDRTTGPFDVGWRSAAANLSDLAAMGAAPFGMLVGLGLSPGTSVEWVEAFYEGFTACSAPVGALLLGGDTCRAKSRTVAVTALGTVDPRRILRRNAARPGDALVVTGHLGASRAGLAVLLEAERYAHLGSPVREAVVAAHRRPKPRLEVPPLVFALSGRAAAMDTSDGLTDAIAQVCAQSGCGAVVDLAVLPIDAATAQVAGKQAIAWALGGGEDYELLIALEPGAAVQLVERLAAIGIGGAIVGRAVAGDRVVDTEDRPLAAPGFEHFNRP
- a CDS encoding TetR/AcrR family transcriptional regulator, which encodes MRFFRPALREEAPSTDNRRKILDASQHLFAQQGFGNTPTSQIAKRAGIAEGTIFRYFPTKKDILIELVTSGWVTILTDLLTELSQMASYTHVENVMRNRMRDMHSNMDLMKVCFFEAQFHPDLRDRVHSEVIARMLDVAEDFFQTAMDRGAYRPMNPKVVARVFLGMFTIAGFSDQTMSGGGSIGQILEMDEMVRGISDIFLHGVVARPES
- a CDS encoding lipoate--protein ligase family protein gives rise to the protein MNFRLLPFECDEGDALMAADEAMLEALRQELSPPSLRFYTWARPTLSLGFHQSVFPEHWRALPKVRRPTGGRAVWHEGDLTYAVAVRGLSGSTGQTYARLCAFLVKGLADLGIEVGFGRGGREYVRRPGCFSSATSADLLWRGRKLVGSAQVRRGDTVLQHGAILLAPERERLARLFPEQAAEAVVGLAEIQPDLIVDKVIASLTAAWAAEWQTAVVPGEWSEWERQWMARGRGRWRCG
- a CDS encoding helix-hairpin-helix domain-containing protein, coding for MHQTVVRRLLPLVAITALLIACAAETEAPKPTATASAPATESMAMGGGRKVNINTAILSELDKFEGLLAIPALSNRIQAARPYASPEELVSKNVLTQEQFDRIKDQVTVEEIVLTGRERDVDYLIKLGLMRGHLIVARELIERQQPEHALPHFGHPVEEIYLDIEEQLAERQVPEFKSDLLKLQDLVKFKPDSPEITPGLSAAFAAIDQAEQAIPAAERTQPAMVLGVIDGLLEAAAAEYSAAVNNGKIAARIEYEDSRGFVLYAGQLYATIGPQLDKADPKTAEAIAVGLRKLAGAWPTIEAPNPPALSAEEVAASVKSVEQAAQKFAT
- a CDS encoding 4-hydroxy-3-methylbut-2-enyl diphosphate reductase, producing MQSKNYFRKGFGLKAEVQDDLKAEYESSLIHEIRANGYTLRRGGVTVRLAEAFGFCWGVDKAVSMAYETHRMFAGRQLWITNEIIHNPLVNQHLRAMGIRFLDEDESGRRVPKDFERVSEKDVVILPAFGASTQEMQILDEKNCVIVDTTCPWVSAVWNRVGKYDRAEFTSIIHGKYQHEETVATASRARRYLVVLNLEEAQQVCDYILHGGDRRAFLAHFGMAACEGFDPDRDLVRVGIANQTTMLKGETERIGKLFERTMMRRYGPANLADHFMSHDTICDATQERQDAMFKLVEEPLDLLVVIGGYNSSNTTHLQEIAVERGLPSFHIDGADRLVSAQFIEHRDLHSKSLVRTKNWLPAGEVTVGVTAGASTPDRVVAEVIARIFELKGVGESGATGAISSPVLSSAEGGPSLS
- a CDS encoding multicopper oxidase domain-containing protein encodes the protein MKLRRRQLIGWGAAGAGAVAAAATLPGLWRHWQSARVPPLPESAPPVSGMQPLALLREFDYGTLKQENGRTVREFRIEARTNAIQLNPAVSFVSWNFNGRVPGPTLRVKAGERVRVLFVNRGGHAHSMHFHGIHASAMDGVRPVRNGAATIYEFDAEPFGVHLYHCHVSPVARHVSKGLYGLFIVDPPGGRPPADEIALVMGGFDLNDDGRNDIYAFNGVPNYYLRHAIPVYQNQPIRLYLLNMIEWDAAVTFHLHANFFKLLRSGRALAADEEADVVTMGTAERHILEFAYRDPGTYMFHPHQDAIAENGCMGQFRVLPMDGSATPVEPGHGGHG
- a CDS encoding Tic20 family protein; the protein is MSWRGSTSPSDRIFASLPYLLPMAASLAYGVTLLSQLGLGAVIQILAPINFLNSGFIGLAVFIALFALVVNNTSISHFIRFNVFQALLVGIILSLFSLVLPLLVNMFAFLPGIDVIQQTLGNTLFLGVFAFGIYGIVQSLLGRYAEVPTISEVVYSQLR